Proteins co-encoded in one Flavobacteriaceae bacterium MAR_2009_75 genomic window:
- a CDS encoding outer membrane receptor for ferrienterochelin and colicins has translation MASTGISAQNAQISGVVTDGEFPITFANVYLEGTVFGTATDEEGLFKLTNIPPAPYKLKVKVLGYLPYNEKIDLRKKENRYLNIALSETNEQLEETVVTGTLKAVSRSESPVPVEVYSPTFLKKNPTASIFEALQNVNGVRPQVNCNVCNTGDIHINGLEGPYTLVLIDGMPIVSGLGTVYGLSGIPNSLIDQIEIVKGPASSLYGSEAVGGLINIITKNTLEAPDFFADAFATGWGEYNLDVGAKINFGKKTDMLLGLNYFNYDEIIDHNGDNFTDLTLQERISVFQKWNFHRDKSRIFSLAGRFFYEDRWGGELQWTPEFRGGDEIYGESIYTTRWEVLGKYQLPVEEKLLLSFSYNDHSQNSVYGDVPYIADQRIGFGQLTWDKVLNRHDLLFGSSVRYNFYNDNTPATEIADEVVIPSLFAQDEIELAKKHSLLLGLRYDYDKRHGNILTPRTAYRWRINDNDILRFNAGTGFRVVNLFTEEHAALTGAREVVVTEELKPERSVNFNLNYLKKIYADNGTFVGLDASVFYTSFSNAILPDYDTDPNQIIYDNLDGKSVSQGVSGNVDVIFPSGFKFLVGATLQDVSQTENGISQRQILTESFTGTWNVSYKFRPIQLSVDYTGNLYGPMRLPVLGENDPRSEYSPTWSIQNIQFTFKGLKNFEIYGGVKNLLDWTPNRGNPFIIARANDPFDKNVIFDPNGDVVATTDNPYALTFDPSYVYGPNQGIRGFFGLRYRIN, from the coding sequence ATGGCTAGTACTGGTATATCAGCACAAAATGCTCAGATAAGCGGAGTAGTTACCGATGGGGAGTTTCCCATCACTTTTGCAAATGTCTACTTAGAAGGAACGGTATTTGGCACAGCTACTGATGAAGAGGGACTTTTTAAGTTAACCAATATTCCACCTGCCCCATATAAATTGAAGGTAAAGGTTCTGGGCTATCTTCCGTATAACGAAAAAATAGATTTAAGAAAAAAGGAAAACCGATACCTAAACATCGCCTTAAGCGAAACCAACGAACAACTCGAGGAAACTGTCGTTACCGGAACCTTAAAAGCGGTAAGTCGCTCCGAAAGTCCGGTTCCCGTTGAAGTCTACAGCCCTACTTTCCTCAAAAAAAACCCTACAGCCAGTATTTTCGAGGCCCTACAAAATGTTAATGGGGTACGCCCCCAAGTCAATTGCAACGTGTGCAATACTGGCGACATTCATATTAACGGTCTTGAAGGCCCTTATACTTTGGTCTTAATCGATGGCATGCCCATTGTAAGTGGTTTGGGAACGGTCTACGGATTGTCAGGAATACCAAACTCCCTCATCGACCAAATCGAAATCGTGAAAGGTCCCGCTTCTAGTCTCTATGGAAGCGAAGCTGTCGGCGGACTCATAAACATTATTACAAAAAATACTCTTGAAGCTCCTGATTTTTTTGCAGATGCCTTTGCTACAGGCTGGGGTGAATACAACCTAGATGTCGGAGCGAAAATAAATTTTGGGAAGAAGACCGATATGCTTCTAGGGCTCAATTACTTCAATTACGATGAAATTATTGACCATAATGGGGATAACTTCACCGATTTGACCCTACAAGAAAGAATTTCTGTTTTTCAAAAATGGAACTTCCATCGTGATAAATCACGTATTTTTTCGTTAGCCGGGCGATTTTTCTATGAAGATAGATGGGGAGGCGAACTTCAATGGACGCCTGAATTCAGAGGAGGTGATGAAATATATGGTGAAAGTATTTATACTACTCGTTGGGAGGTTCTAGGTAAATACCAACTTCCTGTAGAGGAAAAGCTTTTATTATCCTTTTCCTATAATGACCATAGCCAGAATTCGGTCTATGGCGACGTGCCCTATATAGCGGATCAACGTATCGGTTTTGGGCAGTTGACCTGGGACAAGGTTTTAAACCGTCATGATCTTCTATTCGGCAGCTCGGTTCGTTATAACTTTTATAATGATAATACCCCCGCAACCGAAATAGCGGACGAAGTGGTCATACCCAGTCTATTTGCGCAAGATGAAATTGAACTGGCCAAAAAACATTCGCTGCTCTTGGGCCTACGGTACGATTATGACAAACGCCATGGCAATATTCTGACCCCGAGAACTGCCTATCGATGGCGTATTAATGATAATGATATATTGAGATTTAATGCCGGCACCGGTTTTCGTGTAGTCAATCTCTTTACCGAAGAACATGCTGCACTGACCGGAGCCCGTGAGGTGGTGGTTACCGAAGAATTAAAACCCGAGCGTTCTGTAAACTTCAATCTCAATTATTTGAAAAAAATATACGCCGATAACGGTACTTTTGTCGGGCTTGACGCCTCGGTTTTCTATACCTCTTTTAGCAATGCTATCTTACCGGATTATGACACCGACCCCAATCAAATTATCTACGATAACCTTGACGGAAAATCTGTTTCACAAGGTGTGAGTGGTAATGTCGATGTCATTTTCCCTAGCGGATTTAAATTTTTGGTAGGGGCAACTCTACAAGATGTTAGCCAAACTGAAAATGGCATTTCACAACGTCAGATCCTCACTGAGAGTTTTACCGGCACTTGGAACGTCTCTTACAAATTTCGACCTATACAGCTTTCCGTTGATTATACCGGAAACCTCTACGGACCTATGCGTTTACCAGTATTGGGAGAAAATGATCCTAGAAGCGAATACTCCCCAACTTGGAGTATTCAAAACATTCAGTTTACGTTTAAAGGGCTTAAAAATTTTGAAATCTATGGAGGGGTAAAAAACCTTTTAGACTGGACACCGAACAGAGGAAATCCATTCATAATTGCCCGTGCAAATGACCCTTTTGATAAGAATGTTATATTTGACCCGAACGGCGATGTTGTTGCGACGACCGATAATCCGTATGCGCTAACATTTGACCCTTCTTATGTTTATGGCCCAAATCAAGGAATCAGAGGCTTCTTCGGACTCCGGTATCGGATAAATTAG